The proteins below come from a single Dehalococcoidia bacterium genomic window:
- a CDS encoding thioredoxin domain-containing protein: MANRLQFETSPYLLQHAHNPVDWYPWGEEALRRAREEDKPILLSIGYSACHWCHVMERESFENEEIAALMNELFINIKVDREERPDLDQIYMAAVQLMTGHGGWPMTVFLTPEGHPYYGGTYFPPEDRGGMPGFPRVLRAAAEAYRSRRGAVIESARRITEQLRQSQELGGPQRLLHPDILDRAVQQFALSFDPRAGGFGGAPKFPQPMILDVLLRVAARTGDARARAMVERTLRKMAEGGMYDQLGGGFHRYSTDDSWLVPHFEKMLYDNAQLARVYLAAYQFTGEPFYRRIAEETLDYVLREMTAPEGGFYSSQDADSEGEEGKFFLWTLDEVRALLGETDARIFSLVYGVTAEGNFEHASVLHVALPPADAARQLGLAEEEVEQALARGRRILFQAREQRVKPGRDEKVLTSWNGLMLRAFAEAAAVLERPEYRRAAEANAAFLLDAMRPNGRLLRTWKDGRAHILGYLEDYANLIDGLIALYELTFAPRWIEAADLLARDMIRLFWDETRDGFYDIAADQEQLILRPRDVFDNATPSGNSAAVDALARLALHTGNEEYERRATTVLRSFVLYLERAPSAFGRLLAALDFAVSEPLEIVLAGDLGSSEAHELLRRVRRPYLPNKIVAFADPARPTPLTAGKTPIDGRPAVYVCRHYVCQAPVTDPDALSALLAAGRR; the protein is encoded by the coding sequence ATGGCCAACCGCCTTCAATTCGAAACGAGCCCCTATCTGCTGCAGCACGCCCACAACCCCGTGGATTGGTATCCGTGGGGAGAGGAGGCGCTGCGCCGCGCTCGTGAGGAGGACAAGCCGATCCTCCTTTCGATCGGCTACTCCGCCTGCCACTGGTGCCATGTCATGGAGCGCGAGTCTTTTGAGAATGAGGAAATCGCGGCGCTGATGAACGAGCTGTTCATCAACATCAAGGTCGACCGCGAGGAGCGGCCAGATTTGGACCAGATCTACATGGCGGCCGTCCAACTGATGACGGGTCACGGCGGCTGGCCGATGACGGTGTTCCTGACGCCCGAGGGACACCCCTACTACGGCGGCACCTACTTTCCTCCCGAGGACCGGGGAGGCATGCCCGGCTTTCCGCGGGTGCTTCGCGCAGCCGCTGAGGCATATCGTTCGCGACGCGGCGCGGTCATCGAGAGCGCGCGCCGGATCACCGAGCAACTTCGTCAGTCGCAAGAGCTCGGCGGTCCGCAGCGACTGCTGCACCCGGACATCCTCGACCGCGCCGTCCAGCAGTTCGCTCTCTCTTTTGACCCCCGCGCCGGCGGGTTCGGCGGGGCGCCGAAGTTCCCCCAGCCGATGATCCTCGACGTGCTGCTGCGCGTTGCCGCGCGCACGGGCGATGCCCGCGCTCGCGCCATGGTTGAGCGCACCCTCCGCAAGATGGCTGAAGGAGGGATGTATGACCAGCTGGGCGGCGGCTTTCATCGCTACTCGACCGACGATTCTTGGCTGGTGCCGCACTTCGAGAAGATGCTGTACGACAATGCGCAGCTCGCCCGGGTCTATCTCGCTGCCTATCAGTTCACTGGCGAGCCGTTCTATCGCCGGATCGCGGAAGAAACGCTGGACTACGTCCTGCGCGAGATGACCGCTCCGGAGGGAGGGTTCTACTCGTCTCAGGATGCCGACAGCGAGGGAGAAGAGGGCAAGTTTTTCCTCTGGACGTTGGACGAGGTGCGCGCACTGCTTGGCGAGACAGATGCCCGGATCTTCTCCCTCGTCTATGGAGTGACGGCGGAGGGCAATTTTGAGCACGCCTCTGTCCTGCACGTGGCGCTCCCCCCCGCTGACGCCGCGAGACAGCTGGGGCTTGCGGAAGAAGAGGTTGAGCAGGCGCTGGCGCGAGGACGCCGCATCCTCTTCCAAGCCCGAGAGCAGCGGGTCAAACCCGGGCGCGACGAAAAGGTGCTGACAAGCTGGAACGGGCTGATGCTTCGCGCTTTCGCCGAAGCGGCGGCCGTGCTCGAACGGCCGGAATACCGCCGCGCTGCTGAGGCAAACGCTGCGTTCCTGCTCGACGCAATGCGACCAAATGGGCGGCTGCTGCGCACGTGGAAAGATGGCCGGGCCCACATTCTCGGCTATCTCGAGGACTACGCCAACTTGATCGACGGGCTGATCGCGCTCTACGAGCTGACGTTTGCGCCCCGCTGGATTGAGGCAGCGGATCTCCTCGCGCGCGACATGATCCGGCTGTTCTGGGATGAAACCAGAGACGGCTTCTACGACATCGCAGCTGACCAGGAGCAGCTCATCCTTCGCCCGCGCGATGTCTTCGACAACGCGACTCCCTCTGGCAACTCAGCGGCGGTCGATGCGCTGGCGCGCCTTGCGCTGCACACCGGCAACGAAGAGTATGAGCGGCGCGCGACAACGGTGCTCCGCTCGTTCGTGCTCTATCTTGAACGCGCGCCCTCGGCGTTTGGTCGGCTTCTCGCCGCGCTCGACTTCGCCGTCAGCGAGCCGTTGGAAATCGTCCTCGCCGGCGACCTTGGGAGCAGCGAGGCTCACGAACTCCTGCGCCGCGTGCGCCGTCCCTATCTGCCGAACAAAATCGTCGCCTTCGCTGACCCTGCGCGCCCAACACCGCTGACGGCAGGGAAGACCCCGATTGACGGGCGGCCGGCAGTCTATGTCTGCCGGCACTATGTCTGCCAAGCGCCGGTCACGGACCCCGACGCGCTCAGCGCCCTGCTCGCCGCCGGGCGGCGTTAG
- a CDS encoding pyridoxamine 5'-phosphate oxidase family protein — protein MENAYRAQYRQMTRAQILQEEREATPEQAEQVREAIKEWIKHSSPHTAKFLITLRKDGRPHCRPVSAFVEGWTVGTISQGEHLKNQHIRNNPVVAYLWVEKCPPENQWLKSVWMQGICEIIEDEAEIQAFFDRREAATGVGNNHPNEPWKKLLLRTTPQLVRAEGFLGPTKPVLLRDFSR, from the coding sequence ATGGAGAACGCTTATCGAGCGCAATATCGGCAGATGACGCGGGCGCAGATCCTGCAGGAGGAGCGCGAGGCGACCCCGGAACAAGCCGAGCAGGTGCGGGAAGCGATCAAGGAATGGATCAAGCATTCCTCACCGCACACCGCGAAGTTCCTGATCACGCTGCGGAAGGATGGCCGTCCGCATTGCCGGCCGGTGAGCGCTTTCGTGGAGGGGTGGACCGTCGGAACGATCAGTCAAGGGGAGCACCTGAAGAACCAGCATATCCGCAACAACCCGGTCGTCGCCTATCTCTGGGTCGAGAAATGTCCCCCCGAAAACCAATGGCTCAAGAGTGTCTGGATGCAAGGGATCTGCGAGATCATCGAGGACGAGGCGGAGATCCAGGCGTTCTTCGACCGGCGCGAAGCGGCGACGGGGGTCGGCAACAATCACCCAAATGAGCCCTGGAAAAAGCTGCTGCTGCGCACCACTCCCCAGCTGGTGCGCGCAGAAGGCTTTCTCGGTCCGACGAAACCGGTTCTCCTGCGCGACTTCTCCCGGTAA
- a CDS encoding YbjN domain-containing protein — protein MNTRSRIEEVCGALGLRFSPAGHDSIIIRFGPPTTSIVVQARDLVVKLDRPCGIVLQSALPAAIQEANRLNAEIMPMGAFTVRERDRLLSFGLALIAPTGLTPEQLDIGLAAVVLNPFAARFAPFLEQTLGDLDCTRWWNGAA, from the coding sequence ATGAACACACGCAGTCGAATCGAAGAAGTGTGCGGCGCGCTCGGCCTCCGGTTTTCGCCGGCAGGGCACGACTCCATCATCATTCGCTTCGGCCCGCCGACGACAAGCATCGTCGTTCAGGCGCGCGACCTCGTGGTGAAGCTGGACCGCCCCTGCGGCATTGTGCTTCAGTCGGCGCTTCCTGCCGCCATTCAAGAAGCCAACCGGCTGAACGCAGAGATCATGCCGATGGGCGCGTTTACGGTCCGAGAGCGGGATCGGCTGCTGAGCTTCGGACTGGCTCTCATCGCCCCCACGGGGCTGACACCAGAGCAGCTTGACATCGGGCTGGCGGCGGTCGTCCTTAATCCGTTCGCTGCCCGCTTCGCGCCGTTTCTCGAGCAGACGCTCGGCGATCTTGACTGCACCCGCTGGTGGAACGGAGCCGCCTAG
- a CDS encoding VOC family protein, which translates to MPWDHYQGIGWFARRTPDPHPTIAFYRDVVGLPGLRGRPNSQMFWAGETTILWVSPGGTRPPRYTDRAQAPLIPVFRCHGIQGTIDRLKAAGTIFINDFRPEPDSRLAYFLDPSGNVTGLQERSRGSSRPQDQEAWRRWDAGATRIPGVPSLPPDIQSLGWVVLRVTDLERSKVFYRDVLGFPLVRERAGGAMFDLGETALLDIQPGGQPQPPLQDRSQASNCVIMRVHRLDELAAALLAKGVRFVNPPFEGSGRLAYFTDPDGILWGMQERPPDSPRPEDQESARRWAARRR; encoded by the coding sequence ATGCCTTGGGACCACTACCAAGGGATAGGCTGGTTTGCGCGGAGAACGCCCGACCCGCATCCGACGATTGCGTTTTATCGCGACGTCGTCGGCCTGCCGGGGCTTCGTGGCCGGCCGAACTCGCAGATGTTTTGGGCGGGCGAGACGACGATCCTGTGGGTGTCGCCCGGCGGGACGCGTCCGCCGCGCTACACCGACCGCGCCCAGGCGCCGCTCATCCCCGTGTTCCGGTGCCACGGCATCCAAGGCACGATCGACCGCCTCAAGGCGGCCGGGACGATCTTCATCAATGACTTTCGCCCTGAACCGGACAGTCGGCTCGCCTATTTTCTCGACCCTTCCGGCAATGTCACTGGGCTCCAAGAGCGGAGCCGAGGGTCATCGCGTCCCCAAGATCAGGAAGCGTGGCGGCGCTGGGACGCCGGCGCGACTAGGATCCCGGGGGTGCCTTCCCTGCCGCCGGATATTCAGTCGCTCGGCTGGGTAGTGCTTCGCGTGACCGACCTCGAGCGGTCAAAGGTGTTCTACCGCGATGTTCTCGGCTTTCCTCTTGTCCGTGAACGCGCGGGCGGGGCGATGTTCGATTTAGGGGAGACGGCGCTGCTGGATATCCAGCCGGGCGGCCAGCCGCAGCCGCCGCTGCAGGACCGCAGCCAAGCGAGCAATTGCGTCATAATGCGCGTTCACCGGCTTGACGAGCTTGCTGCTGCCCTGCTGGCGAAAGGCGTGCGCTTCGTCAACCCGCCGTTTGAGGGGTCGGGGCGTCTTGCCTATTTCACCGACCCGGACGGCATTCTCTGGGGCATGCAGGAGCGGCCGCCGGACTCGCCTCGTCCTGAGGACCAAGAATCGGCCCGGCGCTGGGCGGCGCGCCGCCGCTAG
- a CDS encoding diguanylate cyclase, whose protein sequence is MHISLTEESVERVLALITGPAILVDRQGCLAGVNRRLCDLVGAEPEELLRTPGRWARLPTEPDFPPNGELPLHTPTGEERWLRWRPARLDTQALGIEGVIWSAEDVTAEREQRRRREIENRQLHDVFENAGIGMAFANLHGRFLRVNHSLCELTGYREDELLRMTGTDLSHPEDRRIELEQVRRLLNGEIPSFELEKRFIRRDGTPYWVQVRISRLDGDPEPILLTQIEDIQHRKDTEQALRESEERLRRLLDNAADVIYRLRVRPQKRYEYVSNSATRVFGYAPEEWYRDPELCAQVCHPDDRAKLVAPRSPSEWASAPIVVRMIRKDGRVIWTEHRVTPLLDERGEIVGFDAIVRDITESRRAEEKQREAAEALAAANQQLTEKIVELEQRNREVAILRDMVELLQLCISTDEAYDIVARYGPQLFPRTRGSVAIIKASRNAVDRVCGWGDPQPGDPVFGPNDCWSLRRGRPHLAADLATSVTCPHLRQGVPTPSLCVPLASQGEAFGVLTLQMEDARAVPESQARLASSVAEQIALALANLALREQLRSQSIRDPLTDLYNRRFLEETLERELMRAQRLGRPLSVMMIDIDHFKRFNDDYGHDAGDAVLREIAALLKSHTRAGDVACRYGGEEFVILLPELPEDVAARRAEELREAVHALAVFHRGRQHRALSVSIGVASSSLASSVEDLLALADAALYQAKHEGRDRVVVASRPADGGTPAQ, encoded by the coding sequence ATGCACATCAGTCTCACGGAGGAATCAGTTGAGCGGGTGCTCGCCCTCATTACGGGGCCAGCGATCCTCGTCGACCGGCAAGGCTGCTTAGCCGGCGTCAATCGTCGCCTGTGCGACCTTGTCGGAGCGGAGCCGGAGGAACTGCTCCGCACTCCCGGCCGCTGGGCACGGCTGCCGACCGAGCCGGATTTCCCGCCGAACGGGGAGCTGCCACTCCACACCCCCACCGGAGAGGAGCGCTGGCTGCGGTGGCGTCCCGCCCGCCTCGATACCCAGGCGCTTGGCATTGAGGGCGTCATCTGGTCGGCGGAAGATGTCACTGCCGAACGGGAGCAGCGCCGCCGACGTGAGATTGAGAACCGGCAGCTTCACGACGTGTTCGAAAATGCCGGCATCGGCATGGCTTTCGCGAACCTCCATGGACGTTTCCTTCGGGTCAATCATTCGCTATGCGAGCTCACCGGCTACCGCGAAGACGAACTGCTGCGCATGACCGGCACCGACCTGTCCCACCCGGAGGACCGCCGCATCGAACTGGAGCAGGTCCGGCGGCTGCTCAACGGCGAGATCCCCTCATTTGAACTGGAGAAGCGGTTCATCCGTCGCGACGGCACCCCCTACTGGGTGCAGGTGCGCATCTCCCGCCTCGATGGCGACCCTGAGCCGATCCTGCTGACGCAGATCGAGGATATTCAGCATCGCAAGGACACTGAACAAGCGCTTCGGGAAAGCGAAGAGCGGCTGCGGCGCCTCCTCGACAATGCTGCCGACGTGATCTACCGGCTGCGGGTCCGCCCGCAGAAGCGCTACGAGTACGTCAGCAACTCGGCCACCCGGGTGTTCGGCTACGCCCCTGAGGAATGGTACCGCGACCCCGAACTGTGCGCCCAGGTCTGCCACCCTGATGACCGCGCAAAGCTCGTGGCCCCCCGGTCGCCGAGCGAGTGGGCGAGCGCGCCGATTGTCGTTCGGATGATCCGGAAAGACGGCCGCGTGATCTGGACGGAGCACCGGGTCACGCCGCTGCTCGACGAGCGCGGGGAGATCGTCGGTTTCGACGCGATCGTCCGCGATATCACCGAAAGCCGGCGCGCGGAAGAGAAGCAGCGGGAGGCAGCGGAGGCCCTCGCCGCCGCGAACCAGCAGCTGACCGAGAAGATCGTCGAACTGGAGCAGCGCAACCGCGAGGTGGCGATCCTGCGCGACATGGTGGAACTGCTCCAGCTGTGCATCTCTACTGACGAGGCGTACGACATCGTGGCGCGCTACGGGCCGCAGCTCTTCCCGCGGACCCGCGGCTCGGTTGCGATCATCAAGGCGTCGCGAAACGCCGTCGATCGGGTATGCGGCTGGGGCGACCCGCAGCCCGGCGACCCCGTTTTCGGGCCGAACGACTGCTGGAGCCTGCGGCGCGGACGTCCTCATCTCGCCGCCGACCTCGCCACAAGCGTCACCTGTCCGCATCTCCGGCAAGGGGTGCCGACCCCGTCGCTTTGCGTGCCGCTCGCTTCTCAAGGCGAAGCGTTCGGCGTGCTGACGCTCCAGATGGAAGACGCCCGCGCAGTGCCGGAGAGCCAAGCGCGGCTCGCGAGTTCCGTCGCCGAGCAGATCGCCCTCGCGTTGGCCAATCTCGCCCTCCGCGAGCAGCTGCGCAGCCAGTCGATCCGCGACCCGCTCACCGACTTGTACAACCGGCGCTTTCTCGAGGAGACCCTCGAGCGTGAACTGATGCGCGCCCAACGCCTCGGCCGCCCGCTCTCGGTGATGATGATCGACATCGACCATTTCAAGCGGTTCAACGACGACTATGGCCACGACGCGGGCGACGCTGTGCTGCGCGAGATCGCTGCCCTGCTCAAAAGTCATACCCGGGCCGGCGACGTCGCCTGCCGGTATGGCGGGGAAGAGTTCGTCATTCTGCTGCCGGAGCTGCCGGAGGACGTCGCAGCGCGCCGTGCCGAGGAGCTGCGCGAGGCGGTGCATGCGCTTGCCGTCTTCCACCGCGGCCGCCAACATCGCGCCCTGAGCGTTTCGATCGGCGTCGCCAGCTCTTCCCTCGCCAGCAGCGTCGAAGACCTCCTCGCTCTCGCCGACGCCGCGCTCTACCAAGCGAAGCATGAAGGGCGCGACCGGGTCGTCGTCGCGTCGCGCCCTGCCGACGGCGGAACGCCGGCTCAGTAG
- the proS gene encoding proline--tRNA ligase yields the protein MAEKITPRSADYSRWYLDVIREAELAENAPVRGCMVIRPYGYAIWEAVRDGLDRRFKATGHVNAYFPLFIPMSFLQKEAEHVEGFSPELAIVTIGGGQPLEEPLVVRPTSETIIGHTYARWIRSYRDLPVLINQWANVVRWEMRTRPFLRTLEFLWQEGHTAHATAEEAIEETLRMLDVYVDFAVNDAAIPVIKGRKSHNEKFAGAVESYTIEAMMGNGWALQAGTSHYLGQNFARAFDIKYLDRENVLQYCHTTSWGVSTRMVGAIVMVHGDDQGLRLPPVMAPIQVVIVPIWRGEADRALVLPVAEQVERALAGAGVRVKLDRRDDVTPGFKFNDWEMRGVPVRVEIGPRDVQQGTVVLARRDLPGKEGKQVGVPVDGVVPAVRTLLEAIQAELLRQATAFRDANTTFGVRSYAEFREVLESRGGFIRTHWAGSNEDELRLKEETKATLRCFLLDAEEGEGVCFFTGARTQQVAIFARAY from the coding sequence ATGGCCGAGAAGATCACGCCCCGCAGCGCCGACTACTCGCGTTGGTATCTCGATGTCATCCGTGAGGCGGAACTGGCCGAGAATGCGCCGGTGCGCGGCTGCATGGTCATCCGCCCCTACGGCTACGCGATCTGGGAGGCGGTGCGCGATGGCCTCGATCGTCGCTTCAAAGCGACGGGGCATGTCAACGCCTATTTTCCGCTCTTCATCCCGATGAGCTTTCTGCAGAAAGAGGCCGAGCACGTTGAGGGATTTTCGCCGGAGCTGGCGATCGTGACGATCGGGGGCGGACAACCGCTCGAGGAGCCGCTCGTCGTCCGTCCCACCTCTGAAACGATCATCGGCCACACCTACGCCCGGTGGATCCGCTCGTACCGCGACCTTCCTGTCTTGATCAATCAATGGGCGAATGTCGTTCGCTGGGAGATGCGCACCCGCCCCTTCCTGCGAACGCTCGAGTTCCTGTGGCAGGAAGGGCATACGGCGCACGCGACCGCGGAGGAAGCGATCGAGGAGACCTTGCGCATGCTCGATGTCTATGTTGACTTCGCGGTCAATGATGCGGCGATCCCGGTGATCAAGGGGCGGAAGAGCCACAACGAGAAATTCGCTGGCGCAGTGGAGAGCTATACCATCGAAGCGATGATGGGCAACGGTTGGGCGCTTCAGGCCGGCACGAGCCACTACCTTGGCCAAAACTTCGCCCGCGCTTTCGACATCAAGTATCTCGACCGCGAGAATGTGCTCCAATACTGCCACACCACCAGTTGGGGCGTAAGCACTCGGATGGTCGGCGCGATAGTGATGGTCCACGGCGATGATCAGGGGCTGCGGCTTCCGCCCGTGATGGCGCCGATCCAGGTAGTCATTGTGCCGATTTGGCGCGGCGAAGCGGACCGCGCGCTTGTCCTGCCGGTCGCCGAGCAGGTCGAGCGGGCGTTGGCGGGAGCGGGGGTCCGCGTCAAGCTTGACCGCCGCGACGATGTCACGCCGGGGTTTAAGTTCAACGACTGGGAGATGCGGGGCGTCCCGGTGCGGGTGGAGATCGGCCCTCGCGATGTTCAGCAGGGTACGGTGGTGCTGGCGCGGCGCGACCTTCCCGGCAAAGAAGGAAAACAGGTCGGCGTTCCGGTCGACGGCGTTGTTCCAGCAGTCCGGACGCTGCTTGAGGCGATTCAAGCGGAGCTCCTGCGCCAAGCGACGGCGTTCCGCGACGCCAACACCACGTTCGGCGTGCGATCCTATGCCGAGTTTCGCGAGGTGCTTGAGTCGCGTGGCGGGTTCATCCGAACACACTGGGCGGGCTCGAACGAGGATGAACTGCGCCTGAAAGAGGAGACAAAGGCGACCCTGCGCTGCTTCCTGCTCGATGCAGAAGAGGGCGAAGGGGTCTGCTTCTTTACTGGCGCGCGCACGCAGCAGGTGGCGATCTTCGCGCGCGCCTACTGA
- a CDS encoding HAD-IA family hydrolase, with protein MLRRRGHPAEAEQLASAIPPFDLFLERFQAEGEAVFASDAQTTALWHAYYRTILRRAAAHLGEEEIAACAAEVTELYGLPDYWEPYPDVAPTLAEARQRGLIQGVISDWGARLTPILHGIGLTDHLDFVVVSAVVGAAKPNRHLFELALRRAGVAPEEAVYVGDTYRADILGGRSAGILSVLLDRNGAVARLDGPLIRRLDEIFRLIDDLQPGAPAVS; from the coding sequence GTGCTGCGGCGACGCGGGCATCCGGCGGAAGCGGAGCAGCTTGCTTCGGCTATTCCGCCATTTGACCTCTTCCTCGAGCGCTTTCAGGCAGAGGGCGAGGCGGTGTTCGCCTCCGACGCGCAGACCACCGCCCTCTGGCATGCCTATTACCGGACGATCTTGAGGCGGGCTGCTGCCCATCTCGGCGAGGAGGAGATCGCCGCCTGCGCTGCGGAGGTGACCGAACTTTACGGGCTGCCTGACTACTGGGAACCGTACCCCGACGTAGCGCCAACCCTCGCCGAAGCGCGGCAGCGCGGCCTCATTCAGGGCGTCATTTCAGACTGGGGCGCCCGGCTCACGCCGATCCTGCACGGGATTGGGCTGACCGATCATCTCGACTTCGTCGTCGTCTCTGCGGTTGTAGGGGCTGCGAAGCCGAACCGCCACCTCTTCGAACTGGCGCTCCGGCGGGCCGGCGTCGCGCCGGAGGAAGCGGTCTATGTGGGAGACACCTACCGCGCCGATATCCTCGGGGGGAGGAGCGCAGGGATCCTTTCGGTGCTGCTCGACCGCAACGGGGCGGTCGCGCGGCTCGATGGGCCGCTCATCCGACGGTTGGATGAGATCTTCCGCTTAATTGACGACCTTCAACCGGGCGCGCCTGCGGTATCCTAG
- a CDS encoding sensor histidine kinase, with protein sequence MSDLDQAPRPAASSDWSTIELKTLTLEASLQQQLIYARDLARAFAELEAKEAQRKRLLEKVISAQEDERRRIAIDIHDEVLQMLGFNLMKIDLIERLWQKGDYPLALEHLRTLRDTLESAINLLRDIITDLRPPSLDVQGLIPTLDEYLKRFRRETGIEVALSSAIGRRQSPTVETLIYRLVQEALVNTRKHAKATRVSVDLVAQGDRIQVTVQDNGRGFVVEEALRDSLARGSIGLHSIIERVHLAGGECEILSEPGAGTTIRFSVPMNA encoded by the coding sequence ATGTCCGACCTCGACCAAGCCCCACGCCCCGCCGCCTCGTCCGACTGGTCGACGATCGAACTGAAAACCCTTACCCTCGAAGCAAGCCTCCAGCAGCAGCTGATCTACGCGCGCGACCTCGCGCGGGCGTTCGCTGAACTCGAAGCGAAGGAGGCCCAGCGCAAGCGCCTGCTTGAAAAGGTTATCTCGGCGCAGGAAGACGAGCGTCGGCGCATCGCGATCGATATCCACGATGAAGTGCTGCAGATGCTCGGGTTCAACTTGATGAAGATCGACCTGATCGAGCGGCTCTGGCAGAAAGGCGACTATCCGCTCGCGCTGGAGCACCTGCGAACCTTGCGCGACACGCTCGAGTCAGCCATCAATCTGCTGCGCGATATCATCACCGACCTCCGGCCGCCCTCTCTCGATGTCCAAGGGCTCATCCCGACGCTCGATGAATATCTCAAGCGCTTCCGTCGCGAGACCGGGATCGAGGTCGCGCTCTCGAGCGCTATCGGCCGCCGGCAGTCGCCGACCGTCGAAACGCTGATCTACCGCCTTGTGCAAGAAGCGCTCGTCAACACGCGAAAGCACGCCAAAGCGACCCGCGTCTCGGTCGATCTCGTCGCCCAGGGAGATCGAATTCAGGTGACGGTGCAGGATAACGGCCGTGGCTTCGTGGTCGAGGAGGCGCTGCGCGACAGTTTGGCACGCGGAAGCATCGGGCTCCATTCCATCATCGAGCGCGTGCATCTCGCCGGGGGCGAGTGCGAGATCCTGAGCGAACCGGGCGCGGGCACGACGATCCGCTTCTCCGTCCCGATGAACGCTTAA
- a CDS encoding phosphomannomutase/phosphoglucomutase: protein MTQPAINPTIFRDYDIRGVVGTDLDERIVAQLGRAFGTFLRRSSERPRVAVGHDARLTSPSYAAAAIDGLLAAGCDVVAIGMVPTPVLYFAVNTLGVEGGLCVTASHNPPRFNGLKLRKRPGQSGEPLTSEEIQEIRRLAETEHFADGAGTLENGDAVTPYLDYLAQRLRLSRPVRVVLDTGNGATGPTALEALRRIGAEVCGLFTEPDGTFPNHLPNPLKPENLQSLIKEVQHTGAEIGVALDGDGDRLGIVADNGAILWPDQYLIFLARHALAARRGPVVFDVKCSMALIEEIERAGGTPIMTRTGYTNIARKRREVGAVIAGEFSGHLFFDDPVIDFDDGTFAAGMLLHWLAAQEQPLSAQMRSLTQYAATPEERYACNEAAKQRVVEEVRRRFKQEYDTIDIDGVRIIFPDGWALVRASNTEPALTARYEARSPERLRAIVALVKDVLRQFPEVDLERE, encoded by the coding sequence GTGACGCAGCCAGCGATCAACCCGACGATCTTTCGCGACTACGACATTCGCGGTGTTGTCGGCACTGATCTTGATGAGCGGATTGTCGCGCAATTGGGGCGCGCCTTCGGGACGTTCCTGCGCCGCAGCAGCGAGCGGCCGCGCGTCGCCGTCGGCCACGATGCCCGGCTTACGTCGCCCAGCTACGCTGCCGCCGCCATCGACGGCCTCCTCGCCGCCGGCTGCGATGTGGTCGCGATCGGTATGGTCCCGACACCAGTGCTCTACTTTGCCGTCAACACCCTGGGGGTGGAAGGAGGGCTGTGCGTTACCGCAAGCCATAATCCCCCCCGATTCAACGGCCTGAAGCTGCGCAAACGGCCGGGGCAGAGCGGCGAGCCGCTGACGAGCGAGGAGATCCAAGAGATCCGGCGCCTTGCTGAAACGGAGCACTTTGCCGATGGCGCCGGCACGCTCGAAAACGGCGATGCCGTGACCCCCTATCTGGACTACCTCGCGCAGCGCCTTCGCCTCAGCCGCCCAGTGCGGGTCGTCCTCGACACTGGCAACGGCGCGACGGGACCGACAGCGCTCGAGGCGCTTCGCCGGATCGGCGCCGAGGTGTGCGGCCTTTTCACAGAGCCGGACGGCACCTTCCCGAACCATCTGCCAAATCCCCTCAAGCCCGAGAACCTGCAGTCGCTCATCAAGGAGGTGCAGCACACCGGTGCCGAGATCGGGGTCGCTCTCGACGGCGACGGCGACCGGCTCGGCATTGTCGCCGACAACGGGGCCATCCTCTGGCCGGACCAGTATCTCATCTTTCTCGCCCGCCACGCGCTCGCCGCTCGCCGCGGTCCCGTGGTGTTCGACGTGAAATGTTCGATGGCGCTGATCGAGGAGATCGAGCGCGCTGGCGGGACCCCCATCATGACCCGCACGGGCTACACGAATATCGCCCGCAAACGGCGCGAGGTCGGAGCGGTGATCGCGGGCGAATTCTCGGGCCACCTGTTTTTCGACGACCCCGTCATCGATTTCGACGATGGGACCTTTGCCGCCGGCATGCTGCTGCACTGGCTTGCCGCCCAAGAGCAGCCGCTCTCGGCGCAGATGCGCAGCCTCACCCAGTATGCGGCCACTCCCGAAGAGCGCTACGCCTGCAATGAGGCCGCCAAGCAGCGCGTCGTCGAGGAAGTGCGCCGGCGATTCAAGCAGGAATACGACACTATCGATATCGACGGCGTCCGGATCATCTTCCCCGACGGCTGGGCGCTTGTCCGCGCTTCGAACACCGAGCCCGCTCTCACCGCCCGCTACGAAGCGCGAAGCCCGGAGCGACTGCGCGCTATCGTCGCGCTTGTCAAAGACGTGTTGCGCCAATTTCCCGAGGTCGACCTCGAGCGCGAGTAG